One Carassius gibelio isolate Cgi1373 ecotype wild population from Czech Republic chromosome A20, carGib1.2-hapl.c, whole genome shotgun sequence DNA segment encodes these proteins:
- the LOC127938092 gene encoding zinc transporter 1, with protein sequence MACAPNRARLLCMLSLTFGFFIVEVVVSRVTSSLAMLSDSFHMLSDVIALIVALVAVRFAEKTQSTHKNTFGWIRAEVMGALVNAVFLTALCFTIILEAIERFTEPKEIEQPLVVITVGVLGLLVNLLGLCLFHGHAGGGGHGHSHGERKNGKVRRCETLEDGRSAAEETNNLVGDNNSPNSVNHDKKKADKSEMCPSDSLDLQINSSDPYEELDNGQDSASQLNMRGVFLHVLGDALGSVIVVINATIFTFVWKPCPPGITCENPCVDQLCAGPILNSSSAASNTPLHVAGPCWVLYLDPTLCIIMVFILLYTTYPLLKESALILLQTVPKQIDMHQLKARLQDLEGVLAVHELHIWLLAGSRIIATAHIKCQDPTSYMDVAKRIKDFFHNEGIHATTIQPEFVSMNSESRISLCELSCRTQCAPKLCCGSADAAKPPDGAAEPKKPCEAITPTVTSTTSAASLEIISESVEETSRPESVRGVESSL encoded by the exons ATGGCCTGTGCGCCGAACCGGGCGCGCCTTCTGTGCATGCTGTCGCTCACCTTCGGCTTTTTCATCGTGGAGGTGGTGGTGAGCCGGGTCACGTCTTCTTTAGCGATGCTGTCGGACTCCTTTCATATGCTGTCGGACGTGATCGCGCTGATCGTGGCTCTGGTCGCGGTGCGTTTCGCGGAGAAGACCCAGTCCACACACAAAAACACGTTCGGCTGGATCCGGGCCGAGGTGATGGGCGCGCTGGTCAACGCCGTGTTCCTCACCGCGCTCTGCTTCACCATCATCCTGGAGGCCATCGAGCGCTTCACGGAGCCTAAGGAGATCGAGCAGCCCTTGGTGGTGATCACGGTGGGGGTTCTGGGGCTGCTGGTCAACCTGCTCGGGCTCTGTCTCTTTCACGGACACGCCGGAGGCGGAGGACACGGACATTCCCACGGAGAACGCAAGAACGGGAAGGTTCGCCGGTGTGAGACGCTGGAGGACGGTCGGTCCGCGGCCGAGGAGACCAATAATCTGGTCGGGGATAACAACAGCCCAAATAGTGTTAATCACGACAAGAAAAAAGCCGATAAATCAG AGATGTGTCCCAGTGACAGCCTGGATTTGCAGATTAACAGCAGCGATCCGTACGAAGAGCTTGACAATGGACAAGACTCGGCATCCCAGCTCAACATGCGGGGGGTTTTCCTGCACGTCCTGGGCGACGCTCTCGGCTCAGTCATCGTGGTGATCAACGCCACCATCTTCACCTTCGTATGGAAGCCATGCCCCCCGGGCATTACCTGTGAGAACCCTTGTGTAGACCAACTATGCGCAGGCCCTATACTCAATAGCAGCAGTGCAGCATCCAACACCCCCTTACATGTAGCGGGACCCTGCTGGGTATTGTATCTCGACCCCACCCTCTGCATCATTATGGTCTTCATCCTTCTCTACACCACATACCCATTGTTGAAGGAGTCTGCACTTATCCTGCTACAGACCGTACCCAAGCAAATCGACATGCATCAGCTCAAAGCTCGCCTGCAGGATCTGGAGGGTGTGCTGGCGGTGCACGAGCTGCACATCTGGCTGCTAGCAGGCAGTCGCATCATTGCCACCGCGCACATTAAATGCCAAGACCCCACGTCCTACATGGACGTAGCCAAGCGCATCAAGGACTTTTTCCACAATGAGGGCATCCACGCTACAACCATTCAACCGGAATTCGTATCGATGAACTCGGAGTCTCGCATTTCACTCTGCGAGCTCTCCTGTAGAACGCAGTGCGCCCCGAAGCTCTGCTGTGGATCCGCCGATGCTGCAAAGCCTCCTGATGGAGCCGCAGAACCGAAGAAACCATGTGAAGCTATAACCCCAACGGTAACCAGTACTACATCTGCTGCATCTCTGGAGATCATCAGTGAGTCTGTGGAGGAAACAAGCAGGCCAGAATCCGTTAGGGGTGTGGAATCGTCATTGTAA